A single genomic interval of Candidatus Hinthialibacter antarcticus harbors:
- a CDS encoding HlyD family efflux transporter periplasmic adaptor subunit, with translation MSQVKSNKAGILIVLAVLCVAAGFGYTSMQSNGSINPDLINVPVFQVKQGPLKISVVESGTIRPRDEVILRNDTDDDTTIVSIIAEGAEVKKGDLIAVLDASAKEERLVAQQLDLQNDEAELISSRENLDIVRNQAQSDIEKAELLFKFSKQDLKKYLKGEYPKQIKEAEVAITLASQEYALAKDDLKWSEVLFKKKYLAESELQQDELSAKRAELDLDLAREDFELLKNYTHIRQLDQLNSDVKQNEMESERTKSRASANIVEASARYFWRQERVQRQSRYVRELETEIKAAKIYAPIDGLALYASSVIEDWEDDEDRIRVGALVDEEREIIFLTAAKDYNIDILIQETDLNKIKQGQPAKITVDALPGANFVGVVNKVSHLPNQRQQYLNPNLKVYSTDIEIQGESESLRNGMSCMVEIVVEEYENAVYAPIQAVVKVNGVSTVFVRNDNTVEARPVTIGLDNNSMVHIKEGLSEGEYVLLKPPLNFQNEDESNATAETIASLTNE, from the coding sequence ATGAGTCAAGTTAAATCAAATAAAGCGGGAATCCTGATCGTGCTGGCGGTATTATGCGTTGCTGCAGGTTTTGGTTATACCTCAATGCAATCGAATGGTTCGATCAATCCTGATTTGATTAATGTCCCTGTGTTTCAAGTGAAGCAAGGGCCGCTAAAAATTAGCGTAGTCGAATCAGGAACGATTCGACCGCGCGATGAAGTCATCCTACGGAACGATACAGATGACGACACCACAATTGTTTCGATTATTGCTGAAGGGGCTGAAGTCAAAAAAGGCGACCTGATCGCTGTGCTTGACGCTTCTGCAAAAGAAGAACGCCTCGTTGCTCAACAACTTGATCTTCAGAACGATGAGGCCGAATTAATTAGTTCCCGCGAGAACCTCGATATTGTGAGAAATCAGGCGCAATCGGATATTGAAAAAGCAGAATTGTTGTTTAAGTTTTCAAAGCAGGACCTGAAAAAATATTTGAAAGGCGAATATCCAAAACAAATTAAAGAAGCGGAAGTCGCAATTACTCTCGCGTCTCAAGAATATGCGTTGGCAAAAGACGATTTGAAGTGGTCAGAAGTATTATTTAAAAAGAAATATCTCGCCGAATCGGAGCTCCAACAAGATGAATTGTCCGCAAAACGGGCGGAATTAGATTTGGATTTGGCGAGAGAAGATTTTGAGTTGCTTAAAAATTACACGCACATTCGACAACTCGACCAATTGAATAGCGATGTAAAACAGAATGAGATGGAATCCGAACGGACTAAGAGCCGGGCGTCGGCGAATATTGTTGAGGCGTCCGCCCGCTATTTTTGGAGACAAGAGCGCGTCCAGCGTCAAAGCCGATATGTGCGCGAATTAGAGACAGAAATCAAAGCAGCAAAAATATACGCCCCCATTGACGGCTTGGCGTTATACGCATCGAGCGTCATTGAAGATTGGGAGGACGACGAAGACCGCATTCGGGTTGGCGCTCTGGTCGATGAAGAGCGTGAGATTATCTTTTTGACGGCGGCGAAAGATTACAACATTGATATTCTGATTCAAGAAACGGATTTAAATAAAATTAAACAAGGCCAGCCGGCCAAGATCACGGTCGACGCCTTGCCCGGCGCGAATTTCGTAGGCGTCGTTAACAAAGTATCTCACTTGCCCAATCAACGACAGCAATACTTAAACCCCAATTTGAAAGTCTATAGCACTGACATCGAAATTCAGGGCGAATCAGAGTCGCTGCGTAATGGGATGAGCTGCATGGTTGAGATTGTTGTCGAAGAATATGAAAACGCAGTCTATGCGCCGATTCAAGCGGTCGTGAAAGTGAATGGCGTAAGCACTGTTTTTGTTAGAAACGACAACACGGTCGAGGCGCGTCCAGTAACAATCGGCCTCGATAACAACAGCATGGTCCATATTAAAGAAGGGCTAAGCGAAGGCGAGTATGTTTTATTAAAACCGCCGCTAAATTTTCAAAACGAAGATGAGTCAAACGCAACCGCCGAAACGATTGCAAGTTTAACCAATGAATAA
- a CDS encoding ABC transporter ATP-binding protein yields MNKERRNTSEIEAELQAISKTYAMGDQEVHALNQVDLSFYQGDFWAILGASGSGKSTLLNLLGCLDRPTAGNYVLGGAAVQDMADDELSEIRLRKIGFIFQSFNLIQQLTVEENIQLPLYYQEMDEEQSREKARSLAESVGLGGRIQHIPSELSGGQQQRVAVARSLANDPQIILADEPTGNLDSATSKEIMNLLCSLNEQGKTIIMVTHEHDIASYTKQQLYMKDGKVERTEGALE; encoded by the coding sequence ATGAATAAAGAGAGACGCAACACATCTGAAATCGAAGCAGAACTTCAAGCGATCTCAAAAACGTATGCCATGGGCGACCAAGAAGTTCATGCATTGAACCAGGTTGATCTTTCTTTCTATCAAGGAGATTTTTGGGCCATCCTGGGGGCGAGTGGTTCGGGAAAAAGCACGTTATTAAATCTATTGGGCTGCCTTGATCGCCCGACAGCAGGCAACTATGTCCTGGGTGGGGCGGCTGTTCAGGATATGGCGGATGATGAACTCAGTGAAATTCGTCTTCGTAAAATAGGCTTCATCTTTCAGAGTTTTAATTTGATCCAACAATTAACGGTCGAAGAAAACATTCAACTTCCATTGTATTACCAGGAAATGGACGAAGAACAAAGCCGCGAAAAAGCGAGGAGCCTCGCTGAATCGGTCGGATTGGGAGGCCGGATTCAACATATTCCATCTGAACTTTCAGGCGGCCAGCAACAACGCGTGGCGGTCGCCCGCTCGCTGGCCAATGACCCCCAAATTATTTTAGCCGATGAACCCACCGGCAACCTCGATTCTGCAACCAGTAAAGAAATTATGAACTTGTTGTGCAGCCTGAATGAGCAAGGCAAGACCATTATCATGGTGACTCACGAACATGACATCGCCTCCTATACCAAACAACAGTTATACATGAAAGACGGAAAAGTCGAACGAACCGAAGGGGCGCTTGAATGA
- a CDS encoding ABC transporter permease yields the protein MKSSRIFVEVQMGVKNLMNHKLRSLLTMLGIVFGVCSVISMLAVGEGANQDVMQQIQKLGSNNIIINTIKPIESETSKEVLARMNVYGLKYADHTRIKDSFVHITQAVPVKIVRNEAQLGSRTLDIRVLGVTPDWFDLVKRNLIAGRTLTGSDLETHSKIVVLTEYGARRLLAAEESIGAHLRIGGVVFEVAGIVQSEGSQGSNVQTPDQQIDAYMPINVARNRFGDVTLKRTAGAEIREKVELHQIIVQVDRLENVESAAAGIEYVLDRFHKQSDYQINVPLALLNQARQTKRTFNIVLGTIAGISLLVGGIGIMNIMLAAVTERTREIGVRRAIGAKRKQIIRQFLIETITLSVSGGLVGAMVGVLIPKAITHFANMPTVITIESLILSIGISLSVGIIFGLYPAIRAANLDPIIALRHE from the coding sequence ATGAAAAGCAGCCGTATCTTTGTAGAAGTTCAAATGGGCGTCAAGAATTTGATGAACCACAAATTACGTTCACTGCTAACCATGCTGGGGATCGTGTTCGGCGTGTGCAGCGTAATATCCATGCTGGCGGTAGGGGAGGGGGCCAACCAGGATGTGATGCAGCAGATACAAAAACTGGGCAGCAACAACATCATTATTAATACAATCAAACCTATCGAGAGTGAAACATCAAAAGAAGTATTGGCGCGGATGAATGTGTATGGATTAAAGTACGCCGATCATACCCGGATCAAAGATAGTTTTGTTCATATTACTCAGGCAGTCCCCGTGAAAATTGTGCGCAATGAAGCCCAGTTGGGTTCGCGTACGCTGGATATCCGAGTGTTAGGCGTAACACCGGATTGGTTTGATCTGGTCAAGCGAAATCTCATCGCAGGCCGCACATTAACCGGGAGTGATTTAGAAACGCATTCGAAAATCGTTGTTTTGACTGAATACGGCGCCCGCAGATTGCTTGCGGCCGAAGAAAGCATCGGCGCCCACTTGCGTATTGGCGGCGTTGTATTTGAAGTGGCGGGCATCGTGCAAAGCGAAGGCAGCCAAGGCAGTAATGTTCAAACCCCAGATCAACAGATCGACGCTTACATGCCCATCAATGTTGCTCGAAACCGTTTCGGCGATGTCACCCTTAAGCGAACGGCTGGCGCGGAAATCCGTGAAAAAGTTGAACTCCATCAAATTATTGTCCAAGTTGACCGCTTAGAAAATGTCGAGAGTGCAGCTGCTGGAATTGAATATGTATTAGATCGGTTTCACAAACAGTCTGATTATCAAATTAATGTACCTCTTGCTTTGCTCAATCAAGCGCGTCAAACCAAGCGAACATTTAATATCGTCTTAGGAACCATCGCAGGCATCAGTTTGTTGGTCGGCGGCATCGGCATCATGAACATTATGCTGGCGGCGGTGACAGAACGCACCCGGGAGATCGGCGTCAGACGGGCCATCGGCGCGAAACGAAAACAAATTATCCGGCAGTTTCTGATTGAAACAATTACGTTATCTGTCAGCGGAGGACTCGTGGGGGCGATGGTCGGAGTTTTGATTCCAAAAGCCATTACCCATTTCGCCAATATGCCGACCGTGATAACGATTGAGAGCCTCATTCTTTCAATTGGGATCAGCCTGAGCGTTGGGATCATCTTTGGGCTGTATCCCGCGATTCGCGCCGCCAATTTAGACCCAATCATCGCGCTGAGACATGAATAA
- a CDS encoding FG-GAP-like repeat-containing protein has protein sequence MKQFALSALVSFFYLYIAIAVTAQTVDIQSVIDSIQKHELAEAEEILRQSQGPLAGPEQKQLHTFISQHSPQGDWISLLRLIAEKAEGNPEFLFFLSQALWRTGDESGALKVSGEAMAAAPIDLNLQYKCAAIARTLGRLDVAKQRIGHILEQDANHPDTLFLQGSIWAEEGENEKAKNALLQVIQSNPKHFRSLFELGKLETRLGNDEQAVQYLSEAINAYPFFREAYAALRTPLSRLGRKDEFSRLQEIIQTMRAWNPDQYRQLRYMYENAFTIPIEQRTVLAQELLSIRQFEKAMQYLTNLNKNNLLNDPLRMALAQLHYQKKEFPDCLSILGEITDSTITQTERFVGIKGWSLLGTGDTESSLDLYNQYKEKFPGSPNFAALGAALSKIDKKENTGQSTLNVQAKKTFQFRDASNESGLDAFQHRMGHKDKRWIIDAMGSGVAVGDYDNDGDDDVYFVNGRPDLNEDDGQWRNGLFRNDGGRFVDVTERAHVGDTGWGMCAVFGDVNNDGWLDLFVGNFGADVLYMNNGDGSFTERTQDAGVSHNGYAAAAVFGDVDLDGDLDLYVGNYVEFDPKQHGSLRDRYHGIDVMRGPMGLNYQNDLLYFNKGDGTFEDVSQQSQINISEGRAMGASMADFDLDGDLDLYVANDSTYNHVLLNNGKGRFEDSSFVSGAAVNESGREGASMGVATGDYNNDGLIDIFVTAYEQEPDTLFQNKDGVLFTDVTGPSKLTSPSHWLTTWGTGFCDFDSDGFLDIYTVNGHTYPQVAQLNNDRSYTQGVSFYQNIDGEHFRSEKLEFDAARTIAGRGSALLDYDNDGDMDIVINCIDDSPRLLENQSSQGNWLKVKLNGTSAQTFGVRVFIEHKGQQWTRTVDGGSSYLSQNSQTLHFGLGEIDQVEKITIHWLTRPPQTYSDVSTNQTLIVTTRS, from the coding sequence ATGAAACAGTTTGCATTGTCGGCTCTGGTTTCTTTTTTTTACCTGTACATTGCCATCGCTGTGACAGCGCAAACTGTTGATATCCAATCAGTCATTGATTCGATTCAGAAACATGAGTTGGCCGAAGCAGAAGAAATCCTACGCCAGTCTCAAGGCCCACTGGCCGGCCCTGAACAAAAACAACTGCACACTTTCATCAGTCAACATTCCCCGCAAGGCGATTGGATTTCTCTATTGCGTTTGATCGCTGAAAAGGCGGAGGGCAACCCGGAGTTTTTATTTTTCTTATCGCAGGCGTTATGGCGAACGGGGGATGAAAGCGGAGCGCTCAAAGTCAGCGGCGAAGCGATGGCCGCCGCGCCCATCGATTTGAATTTGCAATACAAGTGCGCCGCCATCGCGCGAACCCTAGGCCGCTTAGATGTAGCCAAACAACGCATTGGACATATTCTTGAACAAGACGCCAATCACCCTGATACATTGTTTCTGCAAGGCAGTATCTGGGCGGAAGAAGGCGAAAATGAAAAAGCGAAGAACGCGCTGCTGCAAGTTATTCAATCGAACCCCAAGCATTTTCGGTCGCTGTTCGAGTTAGGAAAACTCGAAACCCGGCTGGGCAATGATGAGCAGGCGGTTCAATATTTGAGCGAAGCCATCAATGCGTATCCGTTCTTTCGAGAAGCGTATGCTGCGTTGCGTACGCCATTATCGCGCTTGGGCCGCAAGGACGAGTTCTCGCGCTTGCAAGAGATTATTCAGACAATGAGAGCGTGGAACCCCGATCAATATCGTCAATTGCGCTACATGTATGAAAACGCATTCACGATTCCAATCGAACAACGCACGGTTCTTGCGCAAGAGTTGCTGTCGATTCGCCAGTTTGAAAAAGCCATGCAGTATTTAACGAACCTGAATAAAAATAATTTGCTGAACGACCCGCTGCGAATGGCGCTGGCGCAATTGCATTACCAAAAAAAAGAGTTCCCGGATTGTCTTTCAATTCTTGGCGAAATTACAGATTCAACCATCACGCAAACAGAGCGCTTTGTTGGAATAAAAGGGTGGTCGCTTTTGGGGACAGGAGATACTGAGAGCAGCCTGGATTTATACAATCAATACAAAGAGAAATTTCCAGGCTCGCCAAACTTCGCTGCTTTAGGCGCCGCATTAAGCAAGATAGATAAGAAAGAAAATACCGGGCAATCGACTTTAAATGTTCAAGCAAAAAAGACATTTCAATTTAGGGATGCGTCTAATGAATCCGGCCTGGACGCCTTTCAACACCGGATGGGGCACAAAGATAAACGCTGGATCATTGACGCAATGGGGTCTGGCGTTGCGGTCGGCGATTATGACAACGACGGCGACGACGATGTCTATTTTGTGAATGGCAGGCCCGACTTGAATGAAGATGATGGTCAATGGCGCAACGGTTTGTTTCGCAATGACGGCGGGCGTTTTGTTGATGTGACAGAGCGAGCGCATGTCGGCGACACGGGCTGGGGCATGTGCGCTGTGTTTGGCGATGTCAACAACGACGGCTGGCTTGATTTGTTTGTTGGCAACTTCGGCGCTGATGTTCTATACATGAACAACGGCGACGGCTCATTTACCGAACGTACCCAAGACGCGGGGGTGAGCCATAACGGCTACGCAGCGGCGGCGGTATTCGGTGACGTCGACCTCGACGGCGACCTCGACCTCTATGTCGGCAACTATGTTGAATTCGATCCCAAACAACACGGCAGCCTGCGCGACCGCTATCATGGCATAGACGTCATGCGAGGGCCGATGGGGCTTAATTATCAGAATGACCTTTTGTACTTCAACAAAGGCGATGGAACATTTGAAGACGTTTCTCAGCAAAGCCAAATCAATATTTCGGAAGGCCGCGCGATGGGCGCGTCAATGGCTGACTTTGATCTCGACGGCGACCTCGACCTCTATGTGGCGAACGACTCAACCTATAACCATGTGTTGCTCAATAACGGTAAAGGGCGCTTTGAAGATTCCAGTTTCGTTTCCGGCGCTGCTGTGAACGAATCAGGCCGCGAAGGCGCCAGCATGGGCGTCGCAACCGGCGATTACAATAACGATGGGCTGATTGATATTTTTGTGACGGCTTACGAACAAGAGCCTGATACGCTTTTTCAAAACAAAGACGGCGTACTTTTCACTGATGTAACCGGCCCGTCGAAACTCACATCGCCATCCCATTGGTTGACCACGTGGGGAACAGGCTTTTGTGATTTTGATTCGGACGGTTTTTTAGATATTTATACAGTCAACGGGCATACCTACCCCCAGGTTGCCCAGCTCAACAACGACCGGAGTTATACCCAAGGCGTTTCGTTTTATCAAAATATAGATGGCGAACATTTTCGTTCTGAGAAGTTAGAATTTGACGCGGCAAGAACCATCGCCGGCCGCGGAAGCGCCTTGCTCGATTATGACAACGACGGCGATATGGATATCGTCATCAATTGCATCGACGATTCGCCCCGGTTATTGGAGAACCAATCAAGCCAAGGCAATTGGTTGAAAGTGAAATTAAACGGAACATCCGCCCAGACATTCGGAGTTCGCGTCTTTATCGAACACAAAGGCCAACAGTGGACGCGTACCGTCGATGGCGGCTCAAGTTATTTATCTCAAAACTCTCAAACGCTTCACTTCGGTCTTGGCGAAATAGACCAAGTTGAAAAAATTACAATCCACTGGCTTACCCGGCCTCCGCAAACGTATTCGGATGTTTCAACCAATCAAACTTTGATCGTAACCACACGGTCCTAA
- a CDS encoding glycerophosphodiester phosphodiesterase family protein — protein sequence MYRVFQLLFLFFAVIHLGASSDFTPIQMPERGICAHRGAMNTHPENTLPAFREAIRLGVQMIEFDVQASKDGHLVVMHDSTVDRTTDGNGEVSELTLSELRKLDAGIKKGEQFKGTRIPTLRETLQIMPENIWLNIHLKDGEKIVASVAKMILKEKRQRQSFLACSIMAAQSAREISPGIQICNMDRQRNTMDYANETIHHKAQFIQLLGDGAVFSEVISKLRKHKIRINYYRADTPEICCELLSAGIDFPLVNDPGAMMTKIQTELGIKPLVPIYR from the coding sequence ATGTATCGTGTATTTCAATTGTTGTTTTTATTTTTTGCTGTAATTCACTTAGGAGCGAGCAGCGATTTCACTCCAATACAAATGCCTGAGCGTGGAATTTGCGCTCACCGGGGAGCAATGAATACTCACCCGGAGAATACATTGCCTGCCTTTCGTGAAGCAATAAGACTCGGCGTGCAGATGATCGAATTCGATGTGCAGGCGTCGAAAGATGGTCATTTAGTTGTTATGCATGACTCTACGGTTGATCGCACGACAGATGGAAACGGCGAAGTCTCTGAACTTACATTAAGTGAACTTCGTAAATTAGACGCCGGAATAAAGAAGGGAGAACAGTTCAAAGGAACGCGAATTCCGACTCTCAGAGAAACCTTGCAGATTATGCCAGAGAATATTTGGCTGAATATCCATTTGAAAGATGGAGAGAAAATAGTTGCAAGTGTTGCCAAAATGATTTTGAAAGAAAAACGTCAGCGCCAGTCATTTCTTGCATGCAGTATAATGGCGGCGCAAAGCGCTCGAGAGATTAGTCCTGGTATACAAATTTGCAACATGGACAGGCAACGGAATACCATGGATTATGCAAATGAAACGATTCATCATAAGGCGCAGTTCATTCAGCTTCTTGGAGACGGCGCCGTTTTCTCTGAAGTCATATCCAAATTAAGAAAACATAAAATTCGCATAAACTATTATCGCGCAGACACTCCCGAAATCTGTTGTGAATTACTGTCCGCAGGAATTGATTTCCCGCTTGTAAACGACCCTGGAGCAATGATGACCAAAATTCAAACCGAGTTAGGAATCAAGCCATTGGTTCCCATTTATCGATAG
- a CDS encoding aldo/keto reductase, with protein sequence MSFNQKSLPNHLDRREFLKQSSGVGATLTLSAQMAKADEGSPSDAMPMRVLGRTGAKVSILGLGTAPVGEGPVDVQEGIKIFRAAIDRGVNYIDTARSYGNAEEILSHIVPQQRDKLFLVTKAWTDSGSKAESLLSESLRQLKTDYIDLVHIHHVGGKDIDKVLANDGILAYLLKQKEAGKIRFIGVTSHCRPDRVVRMIETGQIDVAMTVINYADAFTYDFHKKILPAAQKHNVALAAMKVYVGIKGGFPNHRKGYVGCVTPQERMPQAMAYALDLERVEVAVVGPYTVEQAIQNTEIAKQYQPLTPQQHTALVETGKQIAPDLGTRYGPLT encoded by the coding sequence ATGAGCTTCAACCAAAAGAGTTTGCCAAATCATTTAGATCGACGCGAGTTTCTAAAACAATCGTCAGGCGTGGGCGCAACCCTTACCCTGAGCGCTCAAATGGCCAAGGCCGATGAAGGCTCCCCCTCCGACGCCATGCCGATGCGCGTATTAGGCCGCACTGGAGCCAAAGTGTCGATTTTAGGGCTTGGCACTGCCCCGGTAGGTGAAGGCCCCGTTGACGTACAGGAAGGCATTAAAATTTTCAGGGCTGCCATTGACCGCGGCGTTAACTATATTGATACAGCCAGAAGTTACGGCAATGCAGAAGAAATATTGAGCCATATTGTTCCCCAACAGCGCGACAAACTCTTTCTCGTGACCAAGGCATGGACCGATAGCGGATCAAAAGCCGAGTCGCTATTGAGTGAATCGCTGCGGCAACTCAAAACCGATTATATTGACCTGGTTCACATTCATCATGTCGGCGGCAAAGACATCGATAAGGTGTTGGCCAATGACGGGATACTCGCCTATCTCCTCAAACAAAAAGAAGCAGGCAAGATCCGCTTTATTGGAGTGACGTCACACTGTCGGCCCGACCGGGTTGTCCGCATGATCGAGACCGGTCAGATCGATGTGGCCATGACTGTAATCAATTACGCCGATGCGTTTACCTATGATTTCCACAAGAAGATATTGCCCGCCGCCCAGAAGCACAATGTGGCGCTGGCGGCGATGAAGGTTTATGTCGGGATCAAGGGCGGTTTCCCCAATCACCGTAAAGGATATGTCGGATGCGTGACTCCTCAGGAGCGCATGCCGCAAGCGATGGCGTACGCTCTTGATCTAGAACGAGTCGAAGTCGCCGTTGTCGGGCCTTATACTGTTGAGCAGGCCATTCAAAACACAGAAATCGCCAAGCAATATCAACCTCTGACGCCCCAACAACACACAGCGTTAGTCGAAACGGGCAAACAAATTGCGCCTGATCTGGGGACGCGCTACGGCCCGTTAACATAA
- a CDS encoding acetylxylan esterase, giving the protein MYKKIIISLLVLNVIMLAQSKPLQIETKPIFDQSNNIRQYLMRAASEITHNSLADINTLEDWERAREQRYQELTGMLSLHDVPLSGERPPLNIKEIGVIQKDNYKIIKLYYESLPNLYVPANLYVPNTINHKAPAILYPCGHSRTQKVSYQPHPRKFAELGFVALVFETVQWGEVYGSHWGCYAEGQFQWYSRGYTPGGVELWNGIRGIDLLCSLDYVDPDNIGVTGISGGGSQSWYIGAIDRRVKAVAPVCGCCTLESHIRQRMVDGHCDCMTPINTKLIDYHDIGALIAPRPLLIGQADRDGLNSLEGVKQSVAYMKKIYELYGAEDNINLVVTPGGHSYHEKSRTQIFSFMMKHLMGKDVSPNEIGDVDQSEDSLLSEDELRVYVDGPPADDRTKTIQETFVKVATPPALKTVEDWNKHKSHVIEFLKDNTFNAFPKSPGDLSLRMEYRSRSNETSGMNDYTFVPEEGFRLTFEWNWKETKTEKKPVLLVLRNPNEKRWASESFSNGLRPEWTRAYLQVRGVGETSWSQGLQWHVRRASAWTGRTVASMRVYDVLRCIEALRSIDEVDPDKIAIAARGEMAAVAMYAALLDGRLESVYLQNPPATQNAPGETDGTGPAIEMLNCLRVTDLPQVVGFLYPTKVQLMGAVDENYDWSLNLASQLGWKDAIQKH; this is encoded by the coding sequence ATGTATAAGAAAATCATCATTTCGTTGTTGGTATTGAATGTTATTATGTTAGCGCAAAGCAAACCGCTTCAAATTGAAACCAAACCCATATTTGACCAGAGCAATAACATCCGACAATATCTGATGCGCGCCGCCAGCGAGATTACTCACAATTCACTCGCTGACATCAACACGCTAGAAGACTGGGAACGCGCGCGCGAACAGCGATATCAAGAACTGACCGGAATGCTCAGCCTGCATGACGTCCCCTTGAGCGGCGAGCGACCTCCTTTGAACATCAAAGAGATCGGCGTGATTCAAAAAGATAATTACAAGATCATCAAACTCTATTATGAGTCGCTGCCCAATCTTTATGTCCCCGCCAATTTATATGTGCCCAATACCATCAACCACAAAGCGCCAGCGATTTTATACCCCTGCGGACATTCGCGAACTCAGAAAGTCAGCTACCAGCCGCATCCACGTAAATTCGCTGAACTGGGTTTCGTCGCGCTGGTCTTTGAGACCGTTCAATGGGGCGAAGTGTATGGCAGCCATTGGGGATGTTACGCCGAAGGCCAGTTTCAATGGTATAGCCGCGGCTACACCCCGGGCGGCGTCGAACTCTGGAACGGCATCCGCGGTATCGACTTGTTATGTTCTCTCGATTATGTCGATCCAGACAACATTGGCGTCACGGGCATTTCGGGCGGCGGCTCGCAGAGTTGGTATATCGGCGCGATTGACCGCCGCGTCAAAGCGGTCGCCCCGGTGTGCGGGTGTTGTACGCTCGAGTCGCATATTCGCCAGCGCATGGTCGACGGGCACTGTGACTGTATGACGCCGATCAACACCAAACTGATTGACTATCATGACATCGGCGCTCTGATCGCGCCCCGGCCTCTTTTGATTGGTCAGGCCGACCGTGACGGCCTCAACTCATTAGAGGGCGTTAAACAGAGCGTGGCGTATATGAAAAAGATTTATGAATTATACGGCGCCGAAGACAACATCAATCTTGTCGTAACGCCGGGCGGTCATTCGTATCACGAAAAGTCGCGCACTCAAATCTTTTCATTTATGATGAAACACCTGATGGGCAAAGACGTTTCGCCAAACGAAATCGGCGATGTCGACCAATCAGAAGATTCGCTTTTAAGCGAAGATGAACTCAGGGTGTATGTTGACGGCCCGCCTGCGGACGACCGCACAAAGACCATTCAAGAAACCTTTGTCAAAGTCGCAACGCCGCCTGCGTTAAAAACGGTAGAAGATTGGAACAAGCATAAATCGCATGTGATTGAGTTTCTGAAAGACAATACGTTTAATGCGTTCCCGAAATCGCCTGGCGACTTGTCGCTTCGAATGGAATACCGCTCGCGAAGCAACGAAACCAGCGGCATGAATGATTACACTTTCGTCCCTGAAGAAGGATTTCGCCTGACGTTTGAATGGAACTGGAAAGAAACCAAAACGGAGAAAAAACCCGTACTGCTCGTTTTGCGCAACCCCAACGAAAAGCGCTGGGCGTCAGAGAGTTTCTCAAACGGCTTGCGCCCTGAATGGACGCGCGCCTACTTACAGGTTCGCGGCGTGGGCGAGACGAGTTGGAGCCAGGGTTTGCAGTGGCACGTGAGGCGCGCCTCGGCGTGGACGGGGCGCACGGTCGCGTCGATGAGGGTGTATGACGTGTTGCGCTGTATTGAAGCATTGCGGTCGATAGACGAAGTTGACCCTGACAAAATTGCGATTGCCGCGCGCGGCGAGATGGCGGCCGTCGCGATGTACGCGGCGTTGTTAGACGGGCGGCTTGAGTCGGTCTATCTTCAAAACCCGCCCGCCACACAAAACGCCCCTGGCGAAACGGACGGGACCGGGCCGGCGATTGAAATGTTAAACTGCTTGCGGGTGACCGATCTGCCCCAGGTGGTTGGTTTTCTTTACCCAACAAAGGTCCAACTCATGGGCGCCGTCGACGAAAACTATGATTGGAGCCTCAACCTGGCTAGCCAACTTGGCTGGAAAGACGCGATCCAAAAACACTGA